ACTGAATGTTATGACATTTAAATCAATGGCTATTTAAACACCTTGCATATGATTTGATTGATCAGAGAAATTAGTATCACTGGATATTTTGTATCACTAAATATAGCGACTGATAGAAACAACTCAATCTTgagttaaaataattttaaaaataatatatatattaaaaaaaaaaaaaaaaaaaaaacttacattttaaattaaaaatataaatgttaatacatttaaagaatattagttttatatattttaatataatttaatattatttaatataattttgcaGAAATAAGTGCAAATATTCGTGCATCTGCTTCACACTTAGATGTGTTGTGCGTCACCATAGCTTACTCTGTTCACATTCTTGTCCAGTCTGCATTATCATGATGTTCAAAGTCTTAAGCCGTCTACTGAGAGCTGCTAAACAAATACTTACTTGCCCAATAAACTCATTAAACGACAGTGCAAAGTTAGCATGTTCTCCAACTTCAAGGTTATACAAGCAGTGTTCCAAGTTCATAAACTTTGTTCAATGGCCAATTTATAGTCCTGACATTATGCAcattgagtaaaaaaaaaaaaaagaagaagaaaaagatatGTAGGTCCATGTACTGTACACTGCGATCATAAATAatctttgttcatttaaatCCACTATTTGACCACAGAGACCTATTGGCTGATATGACTGAATACAATTTTCAACATTATGTacagtgaatatatatatatatatatatgattgtaTCTTAATCTTTCATTCAGGGAGATGGATAGAGGATCATGGTGTTGTCCATAACCTGATGTTTAATGATACAACTGGCATGAGAGTTCCCCATAAGGCAACGCTTAAAAGATCAGAATGGTGGGATAATGGTGCATTGCCCCTGTGGATAACGGCCCAGAATCAGGTGAACTTACTCCTCTGACAAGTTTTTTGTGAGCAGATTgtaaagacaaaataaaatatgtttgatttttatatatatatgtatactaCTGGTCAAAGGTTTGTAATAATTAAGAtactttaattatatttaaagacaaaaatatatatatatatatatatatatatatatatatatatatatatatatatatatatatattctcttaTGCTCAGaagggctgcatttatttgatcaaaaatacagtaaagacatgagtattatgaaatattattacaatttacaagAATTGCCTTCaatttaatatgtatatatatatatatatatatatatatacatatatatatatatattttttttttccctgtgatGTCAAAACTTAATaatttctgatggatcatgtaAAATtgaagagtaatgatgctgaaaattcagctttgccatcacaggaatatattacattttaaaatatcacaatattaccttttttttttttttttttttttttttttttttactgtattttccataaaataaatgcagccttggtgaacatttgagacttcattcaaaaccataaataaataaacacaattatgcCAAATATTTGACTGGTAGTTTGAAGCTGTCTTATAAAATTGTCcctcattgtaaattatgcaactGTTCTTCCCTAGTAACTTCTCCAATATATTTCAAGGGTCTGAAAACAGCATCTTTTCACTATCCTGGTGGAGGAGTAAATTACAGTGGCCAAGCTGTGGATCGTTCCCTGGTGGAAGATCATGGTTATCCTGATGACAACGAGACAGAATGGCGACAGAATATAGACACTGTGATGGGATGGTTGACCAAAGAGGACTTTGACTTTGTTACTCTCTACAATGGAGAACCGGATAATGTGGGTCATGCTGTAGGCCCCGAAACCCCAGAGAGAAGAAAGATTATTGAACAGATCGACCGCACTATTGGCTACCTCAGGGAGGCAATTCACAAGAATGGTTTGACTGATCATCTCAATGTCATCCTGACCTCAGACCATGGAATGACCACTATTAAAAAGGCCACTGAGGTTAATGAGATAAAACTTAGCGATTACATGAGTTTAATAAATTTAGCCCGCTTTGACCTGCTCGACTATGGTGGGTTTGGGATGATCACACCTAGGGAGGGCAAAGTACAGGAAGTTTATGATGCCCTGAAGAATGCACATCCCAATCTGACGGTCTATAAGAAAGAAGAGATTCCAGAACACTTTCACATTGGCAAACATGAGAGAATTCAACCTATAGTCCTTCTGGCAGACCTGGGGTTCAATATCAACTCTGTAAGTggctttagaaataaatataactttttttttcctttttaccCAATTGACCGTTTTCACATTTCTGGGGTTCTCAGAAGCAGAATTTGTCATAGTTGGGGTAAACTTCTATAGAGGTGTATAAATTTGCCGTCACTTCCTAAGTCGTGGTATTAGAAACTCCCTCACAGGTTTCAAACACTGGAAATAAAAGATTTAATTGCAGTATATACACTTTAATTCAGCTAAACTCAAAGTAACACTTCAGACACTCAGAAAACCAAAACACAGGTAGCAGAACAACTCCATAAAATGATGAGAACAGACAATAGGCAACTGAAACACATAAATACCAAAGGCAAACTGAATGAAAactattattttctattttctactctaacttttttttgttttctgtctgtgCAGAGGATCATTTTGCATATCAACAAAGGAGATCATGGATTCAGTAATGAGGAAATGGATATGAAAATGATCTTTCGAGCCTTTGGACCAGACTTTAAGAATAATTTCTTGGCTGAGCCATTTGACAGTGTCAGCATCTATCCGTTGATGTGTAAGCTGTTGGGTGTAGTTCCAGAAGCAAACAATGGAAGTCTCAGTGACACCAAAGGCATGCTAGTGGATAACTTTGATGTTGGTAAGCACATTTGATTTGATTCTCAGAAGGGGTTTCATTCAAAATGGCCTCTTCTGTCAGTCAAACAAATTATTTGAAACAATTTCTGTGTGGATTTTAAGAATATTTAGTAACCAATTAATGCCATTCTTATTTGCAGATGGGAGCAGTGGAAGAATCAATGTGTCTTCTACCCTTCTGATACTAATGATAGTTATTTTAACCTTCATTTGAAGAGATTTACCAAACTACTTGTTTATAGGAATCAGCAAACTCTGAATGCATTATAATCACCTAAATGACTATTAAATTGAGTATTGTTTTCTAAGTTTTCTTCTTCGAATaccaaatgtaattttaataattgaACTTTTTCCTTTCATATTTATTATATCAAGTCaaataaaacaagtttatactgaaagtttgtttttattgtgcacACATTTATGAAATATAGCAAATATCAAGCGTGTTCACAATAGTCAACAAAGTGTGAAAAATGTGATCAATATGTCAAATATGTATTTGTTGTGATTTGCTAAActtcatattttatttgcatgtgtttttatttaaaaaatccctTAATCCCAATATTCCACTACCCTTTAAGTGCATTCAAAacataaatatacacattttagagtactgaaaaaacaaaaacacacaatcaGTATTGTACACAATATAATACAAAGATTTTTATGCATTATATACATTTCATGCAcaagaaatatttaattgaattatCCATAGGTAGAAGGGAGGGAATTTTAATCTGTGTTCTtgattacatattatatatattacataaacaaatgtaaaaaatacattctCAAGCATACAAAAAGCATACATTCTGAAGGCATACAAAATTTGTTCAGATACTTTGATCAAAATCAAACTCAAAGACTGTACATTTCTAGAAAAGTTTAACAATCAGCTCATATTCATTTGATTAAAGCTCATTCATCACGAATGATGCTAAATTGCCACAcatctgcatttttaaaaaatacataccaGGGGAAAGTTCTTATAAAATttggataaaaataaaaagacaaagaCATATCATCCACTGTTATCATTTCAAACATCCCAACTACCCTTAACCAAGATGCACAAGTTGCAAAGTTTTGGTACCAACTGGAGTCATCTAGTTCCTCAATGCCAGTCCTCATCCTGCTCATCATCTGGCTCTGCTGGGCTTTCCTCAGCTCCACTACTCTCTTCTTGCTTTCCTCCTTGTGCCTCCTTCCTCCTTGCTGCCTCTAGCATCTCCTGTCTTGCCTTAGCCACTCGCTCCTCCTCTTCTCTTTGGCGCAGTGCTGCTGCCTTCTTCTCCTGCTCAGAGTGACTCTTCATGTGAGCACTCCTGCTCTTCACTTTATAGAACACCCTATATATACAAAAGGAccacattttaatttaagtcaataaaataagaaactGCTTTATATTTGAGTGCAAATAATCACAATAAACATCTTATGGGTTTAgcacgacatgagggtgagtaactgatGACAATTTTTTCTAAACCTTTAAGGATACTTTTAAACATAAGTGAAATAATTTCCCTCTGCTTTACAGAATAAAATTG
Above is a window of Megalobrama amblycephala isolate DHTTF-2021 linkage group LG11, ASM1881202v1, whole genome shotgun sequence DNA encoding:
- the zgc:153896 gene encoding ectonucleotide pyrophosphatase/phosphodiesterase family member 7 isoform X3, which encodes MTSPSHFTTITGRWIEDHGVVHNLMFNDTTGMRVPHKATLKRSEWWDNGALPLWITAQNQGLKTASFHYPGGGVNYSGQAVDRSLVEDHGYPDDNETEWRQNIDTVMGWLTKEDFDFVTLYNGEPDNVGHAVGPETPERRKIIEQIDRTIGYLREAIHKNGLTDHLNVILTSDHGMTTIKKATEVNEIKLSDYMSLINLARFDLLDYGGFGMITPREGKVQEVYDALKNAHPNLTVYKKEEIPEHFHIGKHERIQPIVLLADLGFNINSRIILHINKGDHGFSNEEMDMKMIFRAFGPDFKNNFLAEPFDSVSIYPLMCKLLGVVPEANNGSLSDTKGMLVDNFDVDGSSGRINVSSTLLILMIVILTFI
- the zgc:153896 gene encoding ectonucleotide pyrophosphatase/phosphodiesterase family member 7 isoform X2, producing MWDYDQDVDTPNLDKLVKEGVKAKYINPPAITMTSPSHFTTITGRWIEDHGVVHNLMFNDTTGMRVPHKATLKRSEWWDNGALPLWITAQNQGLKTASFHYPGGGVNYSGQAVDRSLVEDHGYPDDNETEWRQNIDTVMGWLTKEDFDFVTLYNGEPDNVGHAVGPETPERRKIIEQIDRTIGYLREAIHKNGLTDHLNVILTSDHGMTTIKKATEVNEIKLSDYMSLINLARFDLLDYGGFGMITPREGKVQEVYDALKNAHPNLTVYKKEEIPEHFHIGKHERIQPIVLLADLGFNINSRIILHINKGDHGFSNEEMDMKMIFRAFGPDFKNNFLAEPFDSVSIYPLMCKLLGVVPEANNGSLSDTKGMLVDNFDVDGSSGRINVSSTLLILMIVILTFI
- the zgc:153896 gene encoding ectonucleotide pyrophosphatase/phosphodiesterase family member 7 isoform X1, whose translation is MKSELLLVLALSLCVSTKPLSKRKTYNKLLLISFDGFRWDYDQDVDTPNLDKLVKEGVKAKYINPPAITMTSPSHFTTITGRWIEDHGVVHNLMFNDTTGMRVPHKATLKRSEWWDNGALPLWITAQNQGLKTASFHYPGGGVNYSGQAVDRSLVEDHGYPDDNETEWRQNIDTVMGWLTKEDFDFVTLYNGEPDNVGHAVGPETPERRKIIEQIDRTIGYLREAIHKNGLTDHLNVILTSDHGMTTIKKATEVNEIKLSDYMSLINLARFDLLDYGGFGMITPREGKVQEVYDALKNAHPNLTVYKKEEIPEHFHIGKHERIQPIVLLADLGFNINSRIILHINKGDHGFSNEEMDMKMIFRAFGPDFKNNFLAEPFDSVSIYPLMCKLLGVVPEANNGSLSDTKGMLVDNFDVDGSSGRINVSSTLLILMIVILTFI